The following are from one region of the Paenibacillus sp. JZ16 genome:
- a CDS encoding TetR/AcrR family transcriptional regulator has product MTTNGRPREFKKEAVIDAAMDVFWSKGYEASSTQELCEKTGLGKGSLYNAFGSKNELFEQVLQRYNDEGLKISREILGRSVPVKERLRALFEWAIGMDFSDPNHRGCMAVNISMERAGRDPMVERIFGQYIYDLEEDLVRVMEEAIHSGEIRGERSAKQLASLFLSSYYGLRVMNSATMNRELADRIVESTLDAIFSRV; this is encoded by the coding sequence ATGACCACGAACGGTAGACCGCGTGAGTTCAAGAAAGAAGCTGTCATTGATGCAGCCATGGACGTATTCTGGTCCAAGGGTTATGAAGCGAGTTCCACGCAAGAGCTGTGCGAGAAGACAGGGCTTGGTAAAGGGAGCCTGTACAATGCGTTTGGCAGCAAGAATGAGTTGTTCGAGCAGGTGCTTCAGCGTTACAATGATGAAGGCCTGAAGATATCCAGAGAGATTCTGGGCCGGTCCGTCCCGGTTAAGGAAAGGCTGCGCGCCTTGTTTGAATGGGCGATCGGCATGGATTTTTCGGATCCGAATCATCGCGGCTGCATGGCGGTTAATATTAGTATGGAACGAGCTGGGCGGGACCCGATGGTCGAGCGGATATTCGGGCAATATATTTATGATCTCGAGGAAGACTTGGTCCGCGTGATGGAAGAGGCGATTCATTCGGGGGAGATACGAGGTGAACGCTCTGCGAAGCAGCTGGCTAGTTTATTCTTAAGCAGCTATTACGGACTGCGGGTGATGAACTCCGCTACGATGAATCGGGAGTTAGCCGATCGAATCGTCGAAAGTACACTCGACGCTATTTTCTCTAGAGTATAG
- a CDS encoding glycoside hydrolase family 2 protein — translation MLRLFDTHHIRKCKELEGMWEFAPVAGIGERPASYTDKLPVPGCWEMHPRFGNYRGVGVYRKIISLSRKTNLRIEFKGVSHTAHVYFNGELAVRHYNAYTAFDMVIPEVQAGEHELLVYVDNSFNEESALHVPNDYYTYGGIIRPVALEEISDLYIEHVMFTPYKQGGVWHGSWKVVIRNLGSLVKKGSLRGSLAEVEGVLGSFEVKPGERVERIATVSYPGVLEWSLDDPNLYVLRAVLAVDGTDCDDWLDRIGFREITTHHGKIQLNGQNLVLKGVNRHEDHPMAGSALPLPLMVKDVDLIIELGCNSVRTSHYPNDERFLDLCDERGIAVWEENHARGLSLEQMLHPNFGWQSEQVTREMVQQHFNHPSILIWAILNECASNTEEGRAHYAKQLTIIRKLDPSRPRSFASHHRDQEKCFDLAEIVSFNLYPGWYTDENPGELADLARSWADALGGEGKPMIMSEFGGDGFYGFRSPNREKGSEERQADIIASNLKAYMEREYISGMFIWQFSDCRVTEGLGWLLNRSCTRNSKGIVDEYRRPKLAYETVRRLFMGES, via the coding sequence ATGCTGCGATTATTTGATACCCACCATATTCGAAAGTGCAAGGAACTGGAGGGAATGTGGGAGTTTGCTCCAGTAGCCGGCATAGGGGAGCGACCAGCCAGTTACACTGACAAGCTGCCTGTTCCCGGTTGCTGGGAGATGCACCCACGCTTCGGAAACTATAGGGGAGTTGGGGTATACCGCAAGATCATCTCGCTGTCCCGAAAAACCAATTTGCGAATCGAATTCAAAGGGGTCAGCCACACGGCACATGTTTATTTCAACGGGGAATTGGCAGTCCGTCATTATAACGCATATACCGCCTTTGACATGGTCATCCCGGAAGTTCAAGCCGGTGAACATGAACTGCTGGTGTATGTGGATAATTCCTTCAACGAGGAATCGGCCCTTCATGTTCCTAACGATTACTATACGTACGGCGGCATTATTCGGCCGGTTGCCCTGGAGGAGATAAGCGATTTATACATTGAACACGTCATGTTCACTCCATATAAACAGGGCGGGGTTTGGCACGGTTCTTGGAAGGTAGTGATCCGAAACCTTGGAAGCCTTGTGAAGAAAGGATCACTCCGCGGTTCGCTGGCTGAGGTGGAGGGGGTGCTTGGAAGCTTTGAAGTGAAGCCAGGGGAGCGGGTCGAACGAATAGCCACCGTATCGTATCCAGGTGTGTTGGAATGGTCGCTGGACGACCCGAATTTGTATGTGCTGCGAGCGGTCCTTGCCGTTGATGGTACGGATTGCGATGATTGGCTGGACCGCATAGGCTTTCGCGAGATAACAACGCATCACGGAAAAATCCAATTGAACGGCCAGAATCTCGTGCTCAAAGGCGTTAACCGGCATGAGGACCATCCCATGGCCGGTTCCGCACTTCCGTTGCCCCTCATGGTAAAAGATGTGGACCTCATAATAGAGCTTGGTTGTAATTCCGTTCGGACGAGCCATTATCCGAACGATGAGCGATTTCTCGATCTATGCGATGAACGAGGGATTGCGGTGTGGGAAGAAAATCACGCCCGCGGTTTGAGTCTGGAGCAGATGCTGCACCCGAATTTCGGTTGGCAGAGCGAGCAGGTGACTCGTGAAATGGTGCAGCAGCATTTTAACCATCCGTCCATTCTGATATGGGCCATTCTGAATGAATGCGCCAGTAATACGGAGGAGGGGAGAGCTCACTACGCGAAGCAGTTAACCATTATTCGGAAGCTTGATCCAAGTAGGCCCCGGTCCTTCGCTTCCCATCACCGTGATCAGGAGAAATGTTTTGATTTGGCGGAGATCGTGTCATTCAATCTCTATCCAGGCTGGTATACCGACGAGAATCCTGGGGAACTGGCGGATCTGGCCAGAAGCTGGGCAGATGCGCTCGGCGGAGAAGGTAAACCGATGATTATGAGTGAATTCGGAGGGGATGGGTTCTACGGATTCCGCAGTCCGAATCGGGAGAAAGGCTCCGAGGAGCGTCAGGCCGATATTATCGCGAGCAATCTGAAGGCATACATGGAGCGCGAATACATTTCCGGGATGTTCATATGGCAATTTAGCGATTGCCGCGTGACGGAAGGGCTTGGCTGGCTGCTGAATCGTTCTTGCACGCGGAACAGCAAAGGCATCGTGGATGAATATCGGCGTCCGAAGCTGGCGTATGAAACCGTTCGAAGACTTTTTATGGGAGAATCATAA
- a CDS encoding helix-turn-helix transcriptional regulator, whose protein sequence is MYDARDLVVRINWTFRKTTSSDWSDIRNNTSVHSFYWIHEGSGIFYADQAYPVSQGMLFYMEPGLQMRMKNAPEAPLTISMVLFECCCLQHSRSEWQLPQSVQRLDIPFMAHYLGEQAIGMDHGFSELTRAWVPGNTESELESSALLLRMIAKLHQENKPSLIEPAYEAYHRIKSDIEDHYADPLHIGSLAKKHAISESYLRKLFMKHLHVSPKDYLTDIRMRHAERYLAYTSYTLRVIANACGYHDEFHFSKAFHKYKGMAPAAFRKSSKHANHSTL, encoded by the coding sequence GTGTATGATGCTCGAGATTTGGTTGTGCGGATCAACTGGACCTTCCGAAAGACAACCTCTTCCGATTGGTCTGATATCCGTAATAATACGTCAGTGCACAGTTTCTACTGGATCCATGAAGGCAGCGGAATCTTCTATGCGGATCAAGCATATCCGGTAAGTCAAGGCATGCTGTTTTATATGGAACCAGGCTTGCAGATGCGTATGAAAAACGCTCCGGAAGCCCCTCTTACCATAAGCATGGTGCTGTTTGAATGCTGCTGTCTTCAACATTCCCGGTCTGAATGGCAGCTCCCTCAAAGCGTTCAGCGGCTTGATATCCCATTTATGGCCCATTATCTAGGCGAGCAAGCCATCGGGATGGACCATGGTTTCAGCGAGTTGACAAGGGCTTGGGTTCCCGGGAATACGGAGAGTGAATTGGAAAGCAGCGCCCTGCTTCTAAGGATGATCGCCAAATTACATCAGGAGAACAAGCCGTCTCTAATAGAGCCCGCATATGAGGCATATCACAGGATAAAATCAGACATCGAAGACCATTACGCCGATCCGCTTCATATTGGATCCTTAGCAAAGAAACATGCCATTTCAGAGTCATATTTGCGAAAGCTGTTTATGAAGCATCTGCATGTTTCTCCCAAGGACTACCTGACCGACATCCGTATGCGGCATGCAGAGCGTTACTTGGCATACACGTCGTATACATTGAGGGTTATCGCCAACGCATGCGGATATCATGATGAATTTCATTTCAGTAAAGCATTTCATAAGTACAAAGGGATGGCTCCCGCAGCGTTTCGAAAAAGCTCAAAACATGCGAATCATTCTACCCTGTAA
- a CDS encoding LacI family DNA-binding transcriptional regulator, whose translation MIRATIYDVAREAGVSIATVSHVMNGKGKISRERREEILDIMQRLNYRPNAIASALAGKKTYTLGLLVPDISNPFFAEIARSVEDHGHQLGYSVIICSTDNQEEKVKRYVSLLRQKQVDGVIIGTGVSHGELLKPLQEHSLAIALIARDNPALGASSVRVHDLEGGRLAAEHLLRFGHRRLAVLAEHERVTSSNERVRGFVEAAALLGLEPSPDYMAACDHKIEDGYRRAKAILELEEPPTALFCCNDLLAIGALQAIRELGLRVPEDCSVVSFDDTILARVTDPPLTVIAQPMEQMGRLAVDLVVRNLSSQGEPPQRIVLPPELVIRRSTAPPPG comes from the coding sequence ATGATAAGAGCGACTATTTATGACGTTGCGCGCGAAGCCGGCGTCTCCATTGCCACCGTCTCTCACGTCATGAACGGCAAGGGCAAGATCAGTCGCGAACGGCGTGAGGAGATTCTCGATATCATGCAGCGCCTGAATTATCGGCCGAATGCGATTGCCTCAGCCCTCGCCGGCAAAAAAACCTATACCCTGGGCTTGCTCGTTCCTGACATCTCGAACCCCTTTTTTGCCGAGATTGCACGATCGGTCGAGGATCACGGGCATCAGCTTGGATACAGCGTGATCATCTGCAGCACGGACAACCAGGAAGAGAAGGTAAAGCGCTATGTCAGCCTGCTGAGACAAAAGCAGGTGGACGGCGTTATTATCGGTACGGGCGTATCCCATGGCGAGCTGCTTAAGCCGCTTCAGGAGCATTCGCTGGCTATAGCGCTTATCGCTCGCGACAATCCGGCACTTGGCGCAAGCAGCGTTCGGGTTCATGACTTGGAAGGGGGCCGTCTGGCTGCTGAGCATCTGCTTCGTTTCGGTCACCGCAGGCTGGCGGTACTCGCCGAGCATGAACGGGTGACGAGCAGCAATGAGCGGGTAAGGGGTTTTGTCGAGGCTGCCGCCTTGCTCGGTTTGGAGCCGTCTCCCGACTATATGGCGGCCTGTGACCATAAGATCGAGGACGGATACCGCCGAGCCAAAGCTATTCTGGAGCTGGAGGAACCGCCCACGGCGCTGTTTTGCTGCAACGACCTGCTGGCGATCGGCGCCCTTCAGGCGATCCGCGAGCTCGGGCTGCGCGTTCCGGAGGACTGTTCGGTCGTCAGCTTTGACGATACGATTCTCGCCCGGGTAACCGATCCGCCGCTCACCGTTATTGCCCAGCCGATGGAACAGATGGGCCGCCTGGCGGTAGACCTTGTAGTCAGGAATCTGTCCAGCCAGGGAGAACCTCCACAGCGGATTGTGCTCCCCCCAGAGCTGGTCATCCGCCGATCCACGGCCCCGCCGCCGGGATAA
- the iolB gene encoding 5-deoxy-glucuronate isomerase, giving the protein MPNLIVPLTTPDLDGRVLSITPQSAGWTYVGFEVFRLREGQTLRRVTGDQEAAVVLLTGRADVRAGGESWHNIGKRMSVFEKTPPYTVYVPSQKEFEVTALTEMELAVCLAPGKGTHQARLIAPEEVGVENRGSGSMSRLVHHILPEQKPADSLLVVEVFTDGGNWSSYPPHKHDRDELPEESLLEETYYFRVQPECGFAVQRVYTDDRSLDETMAVKDGEAVMVPEGYHPVSAPPGYDVYYLNVMAGPKRIWKFRNDPDHDWLMR; this is encoded by the coding sequence ATGCCGAACTTAATTGTACCCCTAACGACGCCGGACCTGGACGGGCGCGTGCTGTCTATAACGCCGCAAAGCGCAGGCTGGACATATGTGGGATTTGAAGTATTCCGTTTACGGGAAGGACAGACGCTGAGAAGAGTCACGGGAGATCAGGAAGCGGCTGTTGTTCTGTTAACTGGGCGAGCCGACGTGAGGGCCGGGGGAGAGAGCTGGCACAACATTGGCAAACGCATGAGCGTGTTTGAAAAGACGCCTCCCTATACGGTTTATGTGCCCTCACAGAAAGAGTTCGAGGTCACAGCACTAACTGAAATGGAGCTGGCGGTGTGCCTTGCCCCGGGGAAAGGCACGCATCAGGCCCGTCTCATCGCGCCGGAAGAGGTCGGCGTGGAGAACCGCGGGAGCGGGAGCATGTCGCGTCTGGTGCATCATATTTTGCCGGAGCAAAAGCCTGCGGACAGTCTATTGGTGGTCGAGGTGTTTACGGACGGGGGCAACTGGTCCAGCTACCCGCCGCACAAGCATGACCGCGACGAGCTGCCGGAGGAGTCGCTGCTGGAGGAAACCTACTATTTCCGGGTTCAGCCGGAATGCGGTTTTGCCGTTCAGCGGGTCTACACCGATGACCGTTCGCTGGACGAAACGATGGCGGTCAAAGACGGCGAGGCCGTTATGGTGCCTGAGGGCTACCATCCGGTATCCGCGCCTCCCGGATATGATGTGTACTATCTGAACGTCATGGCGGGGCCGAAGCGAATATGGAAATTCCGCAATGATCCGGATCATGATTGGCTTATGAGATAA
- the iolG gene encoding inositol 2-dehydrogenase — protein MKTINIGIIGAGRIGKIHADHLLRMPGAKIAAIGDLFAGDELRSWAAERGIPVVTTNSNDILEHPDIDAVLICSSTDTHVPLIKQAAANGKHIFCEKPVSMSVDQTREALAAVEAAGVSLQIGFNRRFDHNFSRVREIVSAGRIGDTHLIKITSRDPSPPHPDYIKVSGGLFMDMAIHDFDIARFLSGSEVVEVYAQGAVLVDPAIGELGDIDTALTTLRFENGALGVIDNSRKAVYGYDQRIEVFGSGGCVSADNDYPSTAIVSGPDGVTRDKPLYFFLERYKEAYMNETRQFIDSLQNGTAVPVSGHDALQAELIALAAKRSLQQGRPVRLAELTTGISSAG, from the coding sequence ATGAAAACCATTAATATCGGCATTATCGGTGCCGGACGTATCGGGAAAATCCATGCGGATCATCTGCTGCGCATGCCTGGTGCAAAAATTGCAGCCATCGGCGATTTGTTCGCCGGCGACGAGCTAAGGTCCTGGGCCGCGGAGCGCGGCATTCCTGTAGTTACGACTAATAGTAACGATATCTTGGAACATCCGGATATCGATGCCGTGCTGATCTGCTCCTCGACGGATACGCATGTCCCGCTGATCAAGCAGGCCGCGGCGAACGGCAAGCATATTTTCTGCGAGAAACCGGTCAGCATGAGCGTGGATCAGACCCGCGAGGCGCTGGCGGCCGTGGAAGCGGCAGGCGTAAGTCTGCAGATCGGCTTCAACCGCCGGTTTGACCATAACTTCAGCCGGGTTCGGGAGATTGTGTCCGCGGGGAGAATCGGGGATACCCATCTGATCAAGATTACCTCGCGTGATCCGAGTCCGCCGCATCCGGATTACATTAAAGTGTCCGGCGGGCTGTTTATGGATATGGCTATTCATGATTTCGACATCGCCCGTTTTTTATCGGGCAGCGAGGTGGTCGAAGTGTATGCCCAGGGAGCGGTACTCGTGGACCCTGCCATCGGAGAGCTGGGCGACATCGACACCGCCCTAACAACGTTGCGGTTTGAAAACGGAGCGCTCGGCGTCATCGACAACAGCCGCAAGGCCGTCTACGGTTACGATCAGCGGATCGAGGTGTTCGGCTCCGGCGGCTGCGTCTCCGCTGACAACGACTATCCAAGCACCGCCATTGTCAGCGGTCCGGATGGCGTTACCCGCGACAAACCACTGTACTTCTTTCTGGAGCGGTACAAGGAAGCGTACATGAACGAGACGCGGCAATTTATCGATAGCTTGCAAAACGGTACCGCGGTGCCAGTCAGCGGCCATGACGCCCTTCAGGCAGAGCTGATCGCCTTGGCGGCCAAGCGTTCGCTCCAGCAGGGCCGCCCGGTGAGGCTTGCCGAGCTCACCACCGGCATATCCTCCGCAGGCTAA
- a CDS encoding CoA-acylating methylmalonate-semialdehyde dehydrogenase, which translates to MTQTLSNYIGGQFVPSRSESTDPVYNPATEEIIAYVPLSTKEEVEQAVQAAAKAGRAWAKTAVPRRARILFKYQQLLVEHWEELARLITAENGKSYAEAYGEVQRGIECVEFAAGAPTLMMGKQLPDIATNLESGMYRYPIGVVAGITPFNFPMMVPCWMFPLAIACGNAFVLKPSERTPLLAQRLAELFADAGLPDGVLNIVHGAHDVVNGILEHPGIAAVSFVGSQPVAEYVYKTASSHGKRVQALAGAKNHSIVMPTADLDGAVTQIISAAFGSAGERCMACSVVVAVGDVAEPLLEKLKQAADEITIGNGADEGVFLGPVIRRAHKERTLSYIEAGEQEGAKLVRDGRSDEAVRGDGYFVGPTIFDEVTSGMRIWKDEIFAPVLSVMRAESLEEAIEISNRSDFANGACLFTQNGSDVRQFREHIDAGMLGVNLGVPAPMAFFPFSGWKNSFYGDLHANGTDGVEFYTRKKMVTARW; encoded by the coding sequence ATGACGCAAACCCTGAGCAATTATATCGGCGGACAATTCGTTCCATCCCGATCCGAATCCACCGATCCCGTATACAATCCGGCGACGGAAGAGATCATTGCTTACGTTCCTCTATCCACCAAAGAGGAGGTGGAACAGGCTGTGCAGGCGGCCGCCAAAGCGGGACGTGCCTGGGCCAAGACAGCTGTTCCTCGCCGCGCTCGCATTTTGTTCAAATATCAACAGCTGCTCGTGGAGCACTGGGAGGAGCTGGCACGCCTGATTACGGCGGAGAACGGCAAAAGCTATGCCGAAGCCTACGGCGAGGTGCAGCGCGGCATCGAATGCGTGGAGTTTGCGGCCGGCGCACCTACGCTGATGATGGGCAAGCAGCTTCCCGACATCGCCACCAACCTGGAGTCCGGCATGTACCGGTATCCGATCGGCGTTGTGGCGGGGATCACGCCGTTCAACTTCCCGATGATGGTGCCGTGCTGGATGTTCCCGCTCGCCATCGCTTGCGGCAATGCGTTCGTGCTGAAGCCGTCGGAGCGCACGCCGCTCTTGGCTCAGCGTTTGGCGGAGCTGTTCGCCGATGCCGGTCTGCCGGACGGCGTTCTGAATATCGTCCACGGCGCTCATGATGTAGTCAACGGCATCTTGGAACATCCCGGCATTGCCGCTGTGTCCTTCGTCGGCTCCCAGCCGGTGGCAGAGTATGTGTACAAAACCGCTTCTTCCCACGGCAAGCGTGTGCAGGCCTTGGCCGGAGCGAAGAATCACAGCATCGTGATGCCGACTGCCGACTTGGATGGGGCCGTGACCCAGATCATCAGCGCGGCCTTCGGTTCTGCCGGCGAGCGCTGCATGGCCTGCTCCGTTGTCGTCGCCGTGGGCGACGTGGCGGAGCCGCTGCTGGAGAAGCTGAAACAAGCGGCCGATGAGATTACCATCGGCAACGGAGCGGACGAAGGGGTCTTCCTCGGACCGGTTATCAGGCGAGCTCATAAGGAGCGCACGCTCTCTTATATTGAGGCGGGCGAGCAAGAAGGCGCCAAGCTGGTGCGCGACGGACGGAGCGATGAGGCCGTGAGGGGGGACGGATATTTTGTCGGACCGACGATTTTTGATGAGGTGACCAGCGGGATGAGGATTTGGAAGGACGAAATTTTTGCCCCCGTGCTGTCTGTCATGCGTGCGGAATCGCTGGAAGAAGCGATTGAAATTTCCAACCGCTCGGACTTTGCGAACGGGGCCTGCCTGTTCACGCAGAATGGCAGCGACGTGCGCCAGTTCCGTGAGCATATCGATGCCGGCATGCTTGGCGTCAACCTCGGCGTTCCAGCGCCGATGGCGTTCTTTCCGTTCTCCGGCTGGAAAAATTCTTTCTACGGGGATCTGCATGCGAATGGAACGGACGGCGTGGAGTTCTATACTCGCAAAAAAATGGTAACGGCGCGCTGGTAG
- the iolC gene encoding 5-dehydro-2-deoxygluconokinase has protein sequence MSEITFNNEKPVDFVAVGRLCIDLNANEINRPMEETSTFTKYVGGSPANICIGMARLGLNTGFIGKVADDQMGRFIKKYLENNGIATQGVSTDYTGAVTGLAFTEIKSPTDCSILMYRDNAADLLLETGDVNEELIASAKMVLISGTALAVSPSREAVFLALDYAKRHGAVIAFDLDYRPYTWKSPQETAIYYNLAAETCDIILGTREEFDIMEQFGGNPERSDRITAAKWFDYNAKIVIIKHGKEGSIAYTPGGASHTAQSFPAKVIKTFGAGDSYAAGFLYGLMQGWPIERCMEFGSAAASIVISSHSCSDAMPTSAAVHDYIERCKRGEITSNS, from the coding sequence ATGAGTGAAATCACGTTCAATAACGAAAAACCGGTGGATTTCGTGGCTGTAGGGAGGCTCTGCATCGACCTGAACGCCAATGAAATTAACCGGCCGATGGAGGAAACGAGCACGTTTACCAAGTACGTGGGCGGATCACCCGCCAACATCTGCATCGGGATGGCACGTCTGGGACTGAACACGGGCTTTATCGGCAAGGTTGCGGACGATCAGATGGGACGTTTTATTAAAAAATACCTTGAGAATAACGGGATTGCGACTCAAGGCGTGTCCACCGACTACACGGGAGCCGTGACGGGTCTGGCTTTTACCGAGATCAAGAGTCCCACCGACTGCAGCATTCTCATGTACCGCGACAACGCCGCGGACTTGCTGCTGGAGACAGGGGACGTGAACGAAGAGCTGATCGCCTCCGCCAAAATGGTGCTGATCTCCGGAACCGCGCTCGCGGTCAGTCCTTCCCGGGAAGCTGTGTTTCTGGCTCTGGACTATGCCAAGCGCCACGGGGCCGTAATCGCGTTTGACCTCGATTACCGTCCGTACACATGGAAATCTCCGCAGGAGACGGCGATCTACTACAATTTAGCGGCGGAAACATGCGATATTATCCTCGGCACACGCGAGGAGTTCGACATAATGGAGCAGTTCGGTGGCAACCCGGAACGAAGCGACCGCATCACGGCCGCCAAGTGGTTTGATTACAACGCCAAGATCGTCATTATCAAGCACGGCAAGGAAGGTTCCATTGCGTATACCCCTGGCGGTGCCAGCCATACGGCACAAAGCTTTCCGGCGAAGGTTATCAAGACGTTCGGAGCGGGGGATTCATACGCCGCCGGTTTTCTGTACGGCCTGATGCAGGGCTGGCCCATCGAGCGCTGCATGGAGTTCGGCAGCGCGGCGGCAAGCATTGTCATCTCCAGCCACAGCTGCTCCGATGCGATGCCGACGAGCGCGGCGGTTCACGATTATATCGAGCGCTGCAAGCGAGGCGAAATTACGTCCAATTCCTGA
- the iolE gene encoding myo-inosose-2 dehydratase, translating into MSNRLFKLGIHPINWVGEDVREHGDDTTFEMIVDDIAALGLTGTEMGRKFPKDRTILKRELDARGIQLVSQWKSVLFSDPDYRKQELEDYRRHAEFLAGFGSKVISTAEVGGSLHFDPRRTPNESIVLRLDDAGWESLAEGLNQAGEIAASYGMKLAYHHHGGTVVEQPDEIDRLMAMTDPSLVFLLYDTGHAYYGGADPLELLRKHYERIAYIHLKDVRLDVLEQARQARCDFVSCIRRGVFTVPGDGCIDFAPIIGELVKRGYDGWAMLEGEQDPALHPAKEYAQQAIEYLERLEGQQKL; encoded by the coding sequence ATGAGTAACAGGCTGTTCAAGCTGGGGATCCACCCCATCAACTGGGTCGGCGAGGATGTAAGGGAGCATGGGGACGACACGACCTTTGAGATGATTGTAGATGATATTGCGGCTTTGGGACTGACTGGTACGGAGATGGGAAGAAAATTCCCCAAGGATCGGACGATACTGAAACGGGAGCTGGATGCGCGCGGCATTCAGCTGGTTTCCCAGTGGAAGTCGGTGCTGTTCTCTGATCCCGATTACCGGAAGCAGGAGCTGGAGGATTACCGGCGGCACGCGGAGTTTCTGGCCGGATTCGGCAGCAAAGTCATCAGCACGGCGGAGGTAGGGGGATCACTTCACTTCGATCCCCGACGGACGCCGAATGAGAGTATCGTTCTCCGTCTGGATGACGCCGGATGGGAAAGCCTGGCGGAAGGACTGAACCAGGCTGGCGAGATTGCGGCGAGTTATGGCATGAAGCTGGCTTACCATCACCATGGCGGCACGGTCGTGGAGCAGCCGGACGAAATCGACCGCCTGATGGCCATGACCGATCCTTCTCTGGTGTTTCTCCTGTACGATACCGGTCATGCCTATTACGGGGGAGCAGATCCGCTTGAACTGCTCCGCAAGCATTATGAGCGGATTGCGTACATCCATCTGAAGGATGTCCGGCTTGATGTTTTGGAGCAGGCACGACAGGCTCGGTGCGATTTTGTGAGCTGCATTCGCAGAGGCGTGTTCACGGTTCCAGGAGACGGCTGCATTGACTTTGCGCCGATTATCGGCGAGCTCGTCAAGCGCGGCTATGACGGTTGGGCGATGCTGGAGGGTGAACAGGACCCTGCACTGCATCCTGCCAAGGAGTACGCTCAGCAGGCCATCGAATACCTGGAACGGCTGGAAGGCCAGCAGAAACTATAG